The Anaerolineae bacterium region TACGACGATGTTCAAGCCGCCGTTGGCAAGCGAGAGAGTCAGATGCTCTCCACCGACCTTTCCTTCCTGGCGGAATTTAACCATTTGCATCACCACGCTTTTCCAGTCATAAGCCTGGGCGGTTAAGACCGTATTGGGAGCGATGGAGGATTGATCCATGTCGTTGCCCAACCAGTAAACGCCTGGCTTTTCCGAGCAAGCGCGGATCGCACCAACCGTCTGCTGAGCAGTGCCGGTCAGAATGTCGGCGCCTGCGTCAATGTGCGCTTTTGCCAGTTCCGCAGCCTTAGCAATGTCGCCAAACGAACCGGTATAGGCAATCCGAACTTCGGCATCGGGGTTGACGGCTTTGACACCTTGTTCGAAGCCGTAGTTGTACTTAATCGCGTCGCCAGCTTCGATCGGTCCTACCACGCCAATGATATTCGTCTTGGTGAGCTTGCCCGCCAGCATCCCCTGCAGGTAAGCCCCTTCCTGCGCCTGCGGATCGTAGGCAAAAACGTTCTCGCGAGTCTGGAAGCCAGTTCCGTAGGCAAACGACGTCTCGGGGAATTCGGGGGCAATCTCATCTAAAACAGACTGGTATTGCGACCCGTGGGCGATGATCAAATCAAACCCTTGCGAGGCGTACTGACGAATCGCAGCCGCCGCATCGGTTGGGTTACCCAAACGCTCGCTAATAGCGACTTCAACCTTGTCTTCGCCCAATTCTGCCTGAACGGCTTTGACGCCTTCGGTCATGCCCTGGCTCCACGAGAGATCGTCCACCGTGCTGGGCAGGATCAGGGCGATGCGGATCTTTTGCGCTTGTTGTTGCCCACCGCAGGCGCTCAACAAAGCACTCAAGACCAGTATAGAGATGATCAGAATGGACAGTTTTTTCATAGTTTCTTCTCCTCGGAAAATATAAGATTAATCGCCTTCGCGATTGAACGGCTTGCCTAAAGCCGCCGGTCCCCAGATTTGGCGTGCTGCCACCGTTAAAGCCAGAATGGTCAGCACATAGGGTGCCATGACCGCAAATTCATAGGGAATTTGCAGCCCCAACACCTGCACCCATAACTGCAAGGCATCCACCAGGCTGAAGAAGAGCGCTCCACCGAGAATGCCCCACGGACTCCAACGCCCGAAGTAAACCAGAGCAACGGCTATGAAACCCCGTCCAGCGCTGATGTTATCCGCATACATATTGGTATGTCCGAGGGTCAGAAAAGCCCCTGCCAGCGCGGCGGCGATGCTTCCGATCACCAGACAGGTATAACGGATGGCAACGACACTCAATCCCAGGGTGTCGGCGGCTTCGGGGGTCATCCCGGCACTACGGATTTTCAGTCCCCAGGTGGTCTTGAACAAAACAAACCACGAGACCGGCACCATTAAGAAGGCAAAGTACACCATCCAGTTATGGTTAAACAGGATTTGACCCAAAATCGGGATGTCGCTCAGGTAGGGAATTGAAATGGGTTGAAAGCCTTCGATGCCGGTGATATACCCGACCGTGATGCGAAAGAGATACCCCGCCAGGCCTACCCCGAACATATACAAACCGATTCCACTGATGCCCTGTTCTGCCTGTAAAGTGATGCTGATAAAACCCATCAACAGCCCCATAAAAATGCCCACCGCAATCGCAGCCAGGATTCCCCACCACGGTGATCCACTGCGCAAGGCTACCCAAAAGCCAACAAACGCCCCCATCATCATAATTCCTTCTACGCCAAGGTTATACACGCCGGCACGCTGATCGAACATCTCCCCCAGGGCTGCCAGCAGGAACGGAGTCGCCAGGCGAACACCGGTAGTAATAATGCCAACGATGATCGACATTTGCAGGAGTTGATCAATCACGGGGAGGTTCTCCTTGGTCAGAAGTTCCGCCGGGAGAGACGGCGACCGGCAAAGCGGGTTGGGGTGTTTTTCGCCGCAACGGTGCAGTTACTTTTTCGACCCACTCGGGACGGCGGATAAAAATATCCGAACCAACCACAAATAAGACCATAATTCCCTGAATGGTCAACACAATGGCAGCCGGGATTGCCACGGCGCGCTGCATCATATCGGCGCCTAAGACCAATGCCCCAAATAAGAAAGACGCTGGAATCAAACCGATGGGATGTAAACGTCCAAACAAGGCTGCCACAATGCCTGTAAACCCATAGCCGGCCGAAACACCATCCAACAAACGGTGATGAATACCCAGTACTTCAACGATGCCAGCCAGTCCGGCGAATCCACCGCTCAGCGCCATTGCCAGAATTAAGCCTCCTTCGACTGGAATGCCAGCGTAGCGAGCCGCCTTTGGACCAGCTCCGACCGCCCGCAGACGGTATCCAACCACTGTCCGCCACAGGAAAATGTAAACCAAAATCGCCAGCACTATCGCAATAATAAATCCCCAGTGCAAACGGGTTTGAGGAATCAGTTTACCCAGCCAGATACCTCTCGCCAGTTGCTGGGTTTGGGGAAAGCCTGTTCCATACGCAATTTCGGTCGGGTCAATGAGCGGTCCGCGCAACAAAAAGACCAGCACCTGTTGAGCGATGGCATTGAGCATAATGGTTGAAAGAATTTCGTTGACTTTGAAATAGGCGCGCAAAGCCCCCGGAATGGCACCATAGAGAGCGCCTCCAAGAAAGCCAGCCAGCATCGTTAGCGGGAATAAAAGAAAAGGTGACCAGTTTTGCAAGGTAATCGCTACCACCGTGCCGGCTAAGGCGCCGATAATCATCTGCCCTTCGCCACCGATGTTGAGAATCCCGGAGCGAAAGGCGATCACAATGCCTAAACCGACCAACATCAAGGGGGTAGCTTTGGCAGCCGTCTCCGTCAGCCCATACAGGCTGCTGAATGGACCGAGAAGCATGGCTCGGTAAGCGGTAAAAGGATTTGCCCGCACAATCAGGAGCAGGATGGCACCGACCAAAAGGGCGCTGATGACGGCGATGACCAGGATAGCCAGTTGTACTTTGTACGAGGATTTCATTGACGGAGAAGACCTCTCCAATTTTATTTGTCAGACAATATTATAAATCCGCTGAGTGTTTTTGTCTAGAGAAAATTGATTAAGAATCCCAGAAGCCGAGATGAACCTGGTGTGCCTCCGCCAAGTCCACCGGTCCGATCACCTCAATCCTTCTTTGTCCTCTTTGAAACACCTCGCGACAGGGCAAATCAAGGGTTGGATTTTCGGCATGGGCGCCGGTCATCTGACGTAAGTCCGCTTCACTGAGGGCGTAAACCACTTTGCCAATTCCAGCCCAGTAGATCGCGCCGGCGCACATGGCACAAGGTTCTGTGCTGGTGTAAAGCGTACAGCGTTCCAGGAACTCTACAGGATACTTCCGAGAAGCAGCGCGCACCAGATTGGTTTCTGCATGGCCGGTACAGTCCCTTTCGGTGACGACACTGTTTTCCGCCTCCAGGAGGATATTCCCCTGATCGTCAACCAACAGCGCTCCAAAGGGGTGGTTGCCATGTTCTCTGGCTTGTCGAGCTAACTCCACTGCCCGTTGCAGGTAAGGCAGATGTCGATCAAGATCCGGTTCCTCACCTTGATGCTGATTCATGACACTTGTCCTGGAGAGATCTGGCGAAAAGGCAATTCTACTGTACGCATTATACTATTGAGTGCTTTGAACCCGCTTAGCTTATATCAGGTAGAAAATATCGGTGGAGAAACGGCAAAATCTTGACAAATCACAGGGATTTTGTGATTGCGCCCTTTTTTCTTCTTTGATAGCAGACTATCTAAGAATATGTTACGAACCCAAGAAGCTCATTCCGATTCGAGCACCTGTCACGAATTCGTGGATGGTCCCTTCACAACGCCACGGTAGGGAGGTATGTTTTTCCCAGGCTGCCCAGGTATCGGGCATTCACTCCACCATTTCAACTACAGGACACCCTTATCCTCTATTTAGCAACTGCGACAAAAATCAATTCGAGCTTCACCTCGTCGGCTACACTGGCAACAAAGGGCACATTGGGAACAACCAGGTTGAAGTCCGAGCGGCGGATTGTGGCAGTGGCACTACCGCTGAGGCGGGTTGGGCTCTCGGCAACCACGGTGACTTCAAAGGTTACCGGTTGGGTAACTTCGCGAATCGTCAGATCTCCGGTCAGGCGGAAGGTGTAAGTTTTGCCGACCTCACCGCTGCCGTTCAAGCCTTCGATGGTTGTAGGCGTAAAGAGAATGTACTCATAAGCATCCGTCTGGAGAATTCGATTGCGAATGGCGGAATTACGACGTTCATCATCGGTCGCAAAGCCGCGTGCATTAATCTGGATTGGGCTGACTTTGGATTGGGAGAGTTCAACCGTATTGACGACGATTTCGCCTGTGACCAGATTTGTCTCTCCAATGACATCTTTGGGGCTGCCGCGTAAGATTTCAAAAATCGTGAAGCGCGCCAGAGTCTCCGTCGAAACAATTTGAAAGACGATTTCGTCACCACTCTGGGTTTGAGAGGCGGAGGAAGTCTGTTCGGGCAGCGGGTAAGGGCTCTCAACCGCTTGTTCCAGTGTAGCTGAAGCTGGCTCGGTTTCGCCTGGGCCCGGGTAAGCGTTCTCCATCTCTGAAGATGAGGTTTCTGGCTCATTTACTGCAACAGTTATCGGAGCCGCAGGGGTGCTGGGTGGTAAAGTAGGTCCCAGGACAGATTGAACCAGGGCATAACCAACGATAGTCAGCACAGCAATTGCGAGCAAGAAGAAGATCGTTGTTTTTCGTTTCATCATAAACCTTTTAGCCTCGCAGATATATTGGATATAATTTGTCATATTGTAATCGCTCAAGCGCGTACAAACGCTTCCCCCTGCCAACTCTCAATAAATATTAATCTTTTTACGCTGCCAAAACTCAATCCGGCAAGATTGTCTCGGCTTTAGCCTGATGGCGACTCCAGATCAATAGATTCTTCGAGATCCCCTTTGCGCCGCCGATAATATTTTCCTTTTTCTTGATACATCATGTTGTCTGCCTGGACGATCAACTTCTGGAGGGATAATTCGGAATTGGTGATTGCTCTTCCGATGGACAAACTCAAGGAGGGCGCCTGCGTATGATATTTGTTGTTCAAGTCCATCAAATTCCGAATCCGTTCAACGAGATGGGCGGTCTTTCGCTCCCCACACCCTGGTAAGAGAATGATAAATTCATCGCCTCCTATGCGGGCAAGGATGTTGTTCTCATCAATGGCTTTCTGCAAGACTTCTGCAGCGCGCCGAATCAGGTCATCTCCTGCCTGATGACCGTACGTGTCATTGACTGCTTTCAAGCCATTAATGTCCGCAACGATCACACCGCTTGGATAAACGGGACTCTGTTCCCATTCCCGCAGGGTTTGCTCGAAAAACATGCGGTTATATAAACCGGTCAACACATCATGGCTGCCGAGATAACGTAAATAATCCTCAGCTTTCTTGCGCGCTGTAATGTCTTGCAGGGAGACCAGTACCCATTTGAACGTATTTTCATAGCCAGGCATAATGCGCACTTCTATATGCACCTGAATCGCTTCCCCATCCAACGCATAGTTAACTCCCTGCCGTTCATAGACAGTAACCCCATTCCACAAATCCTCAAGTTCCTTGGCAAAATGAAGGGACATCTCATCGCGGAAAACCCTGTCTAAATTCGCGATCAATTCCTCTTTGCTGCGCGCTTTGAATAAGTCAAGCGTTTTTTGGTTGACATTGACAACGCGGATGAGTCCCATACAATGTCTGACAAAATCAGGGTTGCGTGTCAGATAGGGTTGGATTTTCCTGATCCCCTGGGCGCGAAGCTGGTCAAGAGCGACTTTGATTCCACTCCAGTCCTCCTCCCAAAGAGAAATCGGAGAATGTTCGAATAGCGCCTGAAAACGGCGCTCCGCTTCTTTACGTTGGGTTATATCTTCCAGGGTAATCAATACGTGATCCCAACTGTCAAGCGATTGAGGAGCGATCGATAGATGCAGTCGAACCTCAATCGGGTCTCCTCTCAGGGTATAATTAATTCCCTCCCCCGTCCAATAGGTGTTCCCTTCCCAGAGCGTCAATAACTCTTGCTGAAAATGGATGCGCATCTGATCGCGAAACACCCTGTCTAGATTTGCCAGCAATTCTTCTTCCGACTGGGCGTGAAACAGCTCTAAAGTTTTGCGGTTTACGCGACGCACAACGATTCCGTTCATGCAATGATCAATAAACTGCGGATGCGCAGTAAAATAATCCTGCAAAGAGGTAACCCCTTGCGAACGCAAATCATCAAAGGCAACTTTTATGGCGCTAAAATCTTCTTCCCAAAGGGAAATGGGGGCATATTCAAACATAATCGATTCACTTTCTAAGTAGTTCATGTGCACCCTCGTGCTTAACTGATATACGATTTTTCGTCATCCTGCATTCGACGGGCGAGCGGTGGGAATGAAGAATGAACCTGAGAGTAAGGGTGAAGATCCACACATTGATTGGGTATTAATCTCTAAATGGATTATACCCTTTCGACAGGTAGTTTTAATCTGCGAACTTATGAATAGCGTTCATAGACAAATGGCTAAAGGAACTTTGTCATCCATACAGGGAGATATTCATATTGAGCCACAGACGAATTGAGAAATTCTGGAACAGGGCAGTTGCTCGAAGAACAAACGCTTTCACTATAAAAGAGAGAGCTGCAGATAAAATCCCAGCAATGAATCACTTCAAGAAAGATTTTCTAATTGCACCAGCTTCAAGAAAGCTTCATGAATTCGCCCATTATCCGCCAAAACGGTATGCCCCAGGGGGTCAAACCGTCTCCCATCGATCTGGGTCACCATTCCCCCAGCTTCGCGGACAATACAGGCACCAGCATCAATATCCCAGGGGTGAAGATGTAATTCCCAATAGCCATCGATCCGTCCAGCGGCGACATCGCACAGCCCCAGGGCAGCCACCCCACTACAATAAACGGCAAAGGCGTTTTTCACTGCCCGACCCCATTGCACAAGGTTATCTCGCTCAGAAGTCCAGGCATCATACGGAAACCCGGAGCCAAGCAATGCTTTATCAATCTGATCAACCTCAGAGACGTGAATAGGCGCTCCGTTCAAGGTGGCGCCTCTTCCTTTACACGCAGCAAACAATTCACCGGTCATTGGTTGATAAATAACGCCAACCACTGCTTCATCATCGACCACCAAACCAATGGAGACAGCAAAAACGGGAATGCAACGCACATAGTTGGTTGTACCATCAATCGGATCAACCACCCAATAGCCCGCCTGGCTTTCTTCTCGATGACCTTCCTCCCCCAGAAAGCCATACTGCGGGAACTCTTTTTGCAAGCGCATGGCAATGATCTGTTCTGTTTGCCCATCCAGCTCGGTTACGACTTCAATAGCGCTTTTATAGCGCAGGGCATTGGCTTTACCGTAATGCTGTCGTAAAAATTCCCCCGCTTCAAGGGCAGCTTCGATGGCAGCGTTGAGTTCACGATCCATATTGTTATCCTGGGCAAGTTATTGGTTTGATGACAAGGCTATTTGTTTTTCATGGTCAAGGGAGTTCCCTCCCTTGAAGCAGTTACAAATAGCAAGCTGTCTGCCAGCATCGGAGTATTTTAATCCATAAATGACCCGCCGTTGACGTTAATGCTTTCCCCGGTGATAAAGTCAGACGCCGCTGAAGCTAAGAACAAAGCCACCTTCGCTACATCCTCTGCGGTTTCCAGACGCCCCAGTGGTGTGTCATCGATATAAAGCTGACGAACGTCCTGCGGTTTTACACCTCGCAAATTTGCTTCCCACTCCACTTCGCGGGCTTGCATACTGGTTGCCACATAGCCGGGACAGATGGCATTCACCGTGATCCCGTGGCGAGCCAACTCGCCGGCCATCGCCTGCGTCAAGCCCACCACTGCAAACTTGGAGGCGACATAATGCGCCAGAAAGGGGGCATTGCCGCGTTTGCCTGCCATGCTGGCAATGTTGATAATCTTCCCTCTTAAGCCGCTGGTGGCATCCGGGTTTTGCTTTAGCATCTGGCGTACAACCACTTGCGAACACAAAAAAGAGCCTTTGGCGTTCACATTCATGTTAAAATCCCAATCTTGCTCGGTAAGATCGACAAAGCGGTTCATCGTGCTTACACCAGCATTATTTACCCAGATATCAATATGTCCCCATCGCTCAACGATCAGATCAACCACGGCCTGGCATTCATCCTGGCGGGTTACATCCAGTTTCAGGGCAATGGCCTCCCCGCCGCTTTGCTTGATTTCATTGGCAACGTTATTTGCCCATTCCCAATTGACATCGGTAACCGCCACGCGACTGCCTGCCTGAGCGAACGCCATTGCAATTGCTTTTCCGATCCCCGAACCGGCGCCGGTGATGCCACTGACTTTGAGTTGTAATTCTTTGCTCATCCCAAACCTCACAATGCAATCTGTTTCGATAACCTCCAATAAGGAGCCATTACAAAGATTATAAACCTGCCTGAAACGGAAATTCAGGTTGTTTCCGCACTACGCATGATGCGCATCAAGACTAAAGTCAAAAGGATGATTACGACTAGCAAAAGGAAAGACATCGCCGAGCTTTTACCCATGTCCAGAAAGACGAAAGCGACCCGATAAATATAATAACTGATCGTTTCGGTAGCAATACCTGGACCGCCGCGCGTCAGGATATACACCAGGTCATAAGTCTTGAGGGCTGCAATCATGCGGATCAAGACAGCTACCAGGATCGTTGGCATCATCAAAGGCACTGTGATGAAACGAAATTGCTGAGACGAATTGGCGCCATCAATCATAGCAGCTTCATATAATTCATCCGGCAAGGAGGTTAAGCCTGCCAGTAAGATCAAGAGGATGAAGGAGGTTTCATGCCATATGTCCACAATAATAATGGTGATCATGGCAAGGCGTGGATCGCCCAGCCAGGCTGGTTGAGGTAAACCCATTAAGCCAAGGAAATAATTAATAATCCCCAATTCAGGATGCAACAAAAGCCGCCAGATTGTACCCACCGTTATGGGCGGCATGAGCATGGGGATTAACAAAATCAACAAGTATAAATCTCTGCCCCTCAACCGCTTGTTATTTAACAATAATGCCAGACCAAAACCAATCAAAAATTCTAAAACCACGACGCTGATCGTCAGGATAATCGTATTGCGGGTTGCCCCTACGAGGAGTTTATCGCTGAAAATTTGGGTGTAATTGCCTGGATTGAGCCCCTTGATGCCCCCCTGGCTGAGAACATAATCATGCAAACTCACGTAAAAGGCATAGAGCAGCGGGAACCCGACGACTAACCAGATGCCAATGAGCGCTGGTAGCACTAGCTGAACCCGCAACCTGCGATCGGAGCGCAGGACCGGAGCAGGAACAGGTTTATTGCGAGTAGGTTTTACCAGTTCAGCCATTTGCTTTTGAGAGGAGAGGCGCTCTCCAGGGAATCAGCGCCTCTCCGAAACGATGTCTTAATCCACCAATCCCTTGAGGACTTCCGCGACTTCATTGAGCGCGTCGACTACCGACTTTGAACCGGCAACAGCTTCCGAAATTGCCCGCCCGAGCTCTTCCACAACCTGGGGGCTGCGACTCATGATGGGGAAGGGTATTGCTTCGCCCACGATTTGTTCAACTTCGCTGTAATGCGGGTATTTCGCCAGCACATCGGCATCCTCAAAGACATCGGCGCGCGCAGGGGCACCGCCAAGCAAGGCGCGTTCTTTGGCAATTTCGAACGACTCCACCCACTCAATAAACGCCCAGGCTGCTTCCGGGTTGGGAGAAGAGACCGGAATCGCCCAGCCCCAACCGCCCAACAGACCTTTGCCGCCCGGCACGCGCACCACTTTGCACTTGTCAACCACCTGAGATTTTTCAGGATCGTTGAGTTGCGGCAGCATCCAGTTAAAGGTAATATAGCTAAAAGCCTGCCCTTGAGCCATCGTGGAGAAGGCTTCGTCAAAGCCATAGGCTGGAGCGCCTGGAGGGGCAGCGTTCTTCATTGCATCTACGTAGAGGGTCAGTGCTTTGACGCCAGCCTCGTTATTTATAGTGACATTCCAATTTTCATCGTAGATGCGTCCACCAGAGCTGTAGAGATAGTTCAGGAACTCCATTGTAGTGGGATCAGGGCGCAGACCCATCATCGATGAGCCATAGAGATCGATTTGACCATCACCGTTGGTGTCGCGAGTCATGAATTTAGCCAATTCGACGTATTCCTCAGGACTGGCAGGTAGGGTCAGATCTTTGCCGTATTTCTGTTTGTATTCTTCCTGTAAGGCTGGGTCGTTGAGGAGGTCATCCCGATAGATTAACGCCATGGCGTAGTTATAGAAAGGAATCATATATGTCTTGCCATGTAAACGCCCCACCATCTCAACCATCGATGGCAAATAGTCATCGAGGTTGATGGTCTGGCTCTTTGACACCATTTCGTCCAGTTCCATCAGCCAGCCAGCGTTGACAAATTCGCCCACCCAATAGTTATCCACCACGATAACATCATACGAACCGGCTCCTTCTGGAGCAGTGAGTTGGGGAACGAGCTTCTCATGCATCAGGGCATAGTTCAACACCTCAATGTTGACCGTCATGCCGGTGGCTTCCTGGAATTTGGGCAAAACAGCCTGCACAAACTCGGTATCTGGCACGCCTTCCATCATAATATTGATGGTGACACCCTCGAACGGCTTTGCAGCAGGGGCTTCAGCGGGCGCGCCGGGCTCCGCAGTTGCGGGCGCTTCGGTGGCGGACGGCACTTCGGGAGCTGTTGGAGCTTCAGTTGCCTGCGGAGCGCAGGCTCCCAGCAAGATGGCTACGATCACTCCTATGCTCAATATCAGGCGCATCGTTTTCTTACTCATCATTCTTCTCTCCTTTCTGGATCATGGTTGGTTTTTTGAACACTCCCAAAAGGGATTCTTACCAATTTTGAGAACTGAATTAGAGTTTTTTCTCGCTGCTTCCTCTCCTTTCAATTTATTTGATCGACCCAAATGTCAGGTTACGCACCAGCGACTTTTGGATGACCCACGTCAGGACAATAACCGGCAATATCACTAAAAAGGTGGCTGCTGAGACAGCCCCAATTTGCACCCCTTGCTGAGTCCATAAACTGGCAATCGCGACCGGCAACGTGCGCGTCTCGCGTCCGGTCAGGATGAGGGCAAACAAAAATTCATTCCAATTTAAGATGAAATTGAACACGCCCGCTGCCAGCAAGCCAGGCAGTGAAACCGGAATGGTCACCCTCCAAAAAGCCTGGAGGCGCGAACATCCATCGATCATGGCGGCTTCTTCAAGGTCAACCGGAATGCTTTGGAAAAAGCCAATCAATATCCAAACGGTGTAGGGGAGATTGAAAGATAAATAAGCCAATACGAGCCCCAGGCGCGAATCCCACAGATGGAAAATGCGCGCTAACAGGAAAATTGGAATCACCAGCGTAATTGGCGGCAGCATTTGGGTGCTTAGCATGCTCAGGCGCAAGATCGGATCGCCGGTCTTGAAACGAGCAATCGAATACGCTGCCAAAGCACCTAGAGCTAAGGCAACCAGACTTGCAGCCGTTGAAATAAGGAAACTGTTGTAAAAGTACTTCTGGAACGGGTATTTTTCAAAGATGATTCGGTAATTCTCCAGGGTAGGAGTAAAAAACCACACCGGCGGGATCTTATAAGCAATCAGGCGATTGGCAAAGGAGGTCCGCATCACCCAAAGGATCGGCAGTAAGATGATTAAAGACGCTCCCGTCAGGATCAGATGACTGATCAATAATCCCAGATTACGCCGTAACCAACTCAAAACTTTCATTGCTACTGTTCCAATCATTCCTGATCCGCAATCCCTTCGATCTTCGCCAGCATGCGAAAGTGGCTTTTGTTGGACTCATAGAGCTGGCGATATAAGGCAAAGCGTTGCTGATATTGTGCGTGTTCCTCCAGGCGCGGTTGGGTAACATGACTGATGGTGATATATCTTTCGATCTCCGACCAACTCGTAAATGCCCCAATTCCCATGCCGGCAACGAATGCAGCCCCAAGAGAAGAGCCGGGATGGTGAGCAACCTCCTCGAGCGGATAACCAATCACATCTGCGGTCACCTGACGCCATAGCTGGCTCTTTGCTCCGCCGTTAGCAACCCGCACGCGATAGATCTCCCAACCGCGCTCTTTCATGACCTGAATATGGTGGAGGAACCCAAAGGAAATGCCTTCCAAAATAGCATGGTACAGGTGAGCGCGGGTGTGCTGCAAGGTCAACCCAAAGAACATTCCGCGCGCCAGAGGGTCAAAGATGGGAGTTTTTTCGCCAATGAAGTAGGGCAATAAGATCAATCCATCCGAACCGGGACGAATGCCTTCCGCTTCGCGGTCCAGATCGGGATAATCTAACTCAGGGGCAAATTGATTGCGGAACCATTTGATGATCGAACCACTGGAAGCCATGCAACCATTGATCAGGTATAATCCTGGGATCACATGATAATCCAAAAAGAGTCGCTCGTCGATGGCAAGGTGATCAATCGAATACAAGATATCGCCTGCTCCGCCTAGCTTGACCAATAAATCGCCGTTTTCCTTCAAACCTACCGAGAAAGCCGAAGCAACGTGATCAGCACTGCCCGCGACAACGGGTGTACCTTCTAGCAGGCCGGTTTGGCGCGCAGCCTCAGCGCTGACTTTCCCAATGACATCGCTTGGGGCGTGAACGGGGGGCAATTGATCGCGACGGATACGGCTCAGCGATAACAA contains the following coding sequences:
- a CDS encoding Various polyols ABC transporter, periplasmic substrate-binding protein — encoded protein: MMSKKTMRLILSIGVIVAILLGACAPQATEAPTAPEVPSATEAPATAEPGAPAEAPAAKPFEGVTINIMMEGVPDTEFVQAVLPKFQEATGMTVNIEVLNYALMHEKLVPQLTAPEGAGSYDVIVVDNYWVGEFVNAGWLMELDEMVSKSQTINLDDYLPSMVEMVGRLHGKTYMIPFYNYAMALIYRDDLLNDPALQEEYKQKYGKDLTLPASPEEYVELAKFMTRDTNGDGQIDLYGSSMMGLRPDPTTMEFLNYLYSSGGRIYDENWNVTINNEAGVKALTLYVDAMKNAAPPGAPAYGFDEAFSTMAQGQAFSYITFNWMLPQLNDPEKSQVVDKCKVVRVPGGKGLLGGWGWAIPVSSPNPEAAWAFIEWVESFEIAKERALLGGAPARADVFEDADVLAKYPHYSEVEQIVGEAIPFPIMSRSPQVVEELGRAISEAVAGSKSVVDALNEVAEVLKGLVD
- a CDS encoding Various polyols ABC transporter, permease component 2, with protein sequence MIGTVAMKVLSWLRRNLGLLISHLILTGASLIILLPILWVMRTSFANRLIAYKIPPVWFFTPTLENYRIIFEKYPFQKYFYNSFLISTAASLVALALGALAAYSIARFKTGDPILRLSMLSTQMLPPITLVIPIFLLARIFHLWDSRLGLVLAYLSFNLPYTVWILIGFFQSIPVDLEEAAMIDGCSRLQAFWRVTIPVSLPGLLAAGVFNFILNWNEFLFALILTGRETRTLPVAIASLWTQQGVQIGAVSAATFLVILPVIVLTWVIQKSLVRNLTFGSIK
- a CDS encoding Xylulose kinase; translated protein: MSKPSLLGIDIGTTATKIILIDLDGKLQGEVSLPASLYSPQPNFAEEDALQWWQNLCQGVPLCLQQAQVDPKQVLAVGVSGMVPTIILVGKDGLPLRNSIQQNDARSHVEIDFFKSRLNEKEVFYKTGSAITQQSIGPKLLWLAKNEPDRFAKTWQVMGSYDYINFRLTGQPTLEQNWALESGLFDLHRRDWDDDLLSLSRIRRDQLPPVHAPSDVIGKVSAEAARQTGLLEGTPVVAGSADHVASAFSVGLKENGDLLVKLGGAGDILYSIDHLAIDERLFLDYHVIPGLYLINGCMASSGSIIKWFRNQFAPELDYPDLDREAEGIRPGSDGLILLPYFIGEKTPIFDPLARGMFFGLTLQHTRAHLYHAILEGISFGFLHHIQVMKERGWEIYRVRVANGGAKSQLWRQVTADVIGYPLEEVAHHPGSSLGAAFVAGMGIGAFTSWSEIERYITISHVTQPRLEEHAQYQQRFALYRQLYESNKSHFRMLAKIEGIADQE